The Dunckerocampus dactyliophorus isolate RoL2022-P2 chromosome 1, RoL_Ddac_1.1, whole genome shotgun sequence genome has a segment encoding these proteins:
- the LOC129180283 gene encoding carbohydrate sulfotransferase 10-like isoform X2, with product MKSSAADWGVVVKRRSEMISTVCKDRGDSHVSTSELVLDRILVSDQHGILFCETPEASDAYWKKLLIAVGGSFSSAEDVPEHLVHDHQRNGLPRLSSLAPEEITHRLKTYFKFIVVRDPFERLITTFEDKFLFNKPSEPWYKHTISPAIIHKYRTDFPFLADAGLVFDEFVRYLGDAEGRSLLDWQFGEHIIHWATYVELCAPCDISYDVIGHHETLERDAAHILRKAAIEHLVSYPAIPPGVSCYNKTKVERYFSGISKRDIRRLYERYQGDFHLFGYPTPDFLLN from the exons atgaag tcttcagcagcagactgggGGGTCGTTGTGAAGCGGAGAAGCGAGATGATCTCCACTGTTTGCAAGGACCGGGGTGATTCGCATGTCTCCACCAGCGAGCTGGTCTTGGACCGCATCCTCGTCTCGGACCAACACGGCATCTTGTTCTGTGAGACGCCTGAAGCGAGCGACGCCTACTGGAAGAAGCTCCTCATTGCTGTTGGTG GATCCTTCTCCAGTGCGGAGGACGTCCCAGAGCACCTCGTTCACGACCATCAGAGGAACGGCCTGCCCCGCCTCTCGTCACTGGCGCCGGAGGAAATAACGCACAG ATTAAAGACTTATTTTAAGTTCATCGTCGTGCGGGATCCATTCGAGCGCCTGATTACTACGTTTGAGGACAAATTCCTCTTCAACAAACCCTCAGAACCTTGGTACAAGCACACCATCTCCCCCGCCATCATCCACAAGTACCGCACGGACTTTCCCTTCCTCGCCGATGCCGGCTTAGTCTTTGATGAATTTGTCCGCTACCTGGGGGATGCGGAGGGCCGGAGCCTCTTGGACTGGCAGTTCGGCGAGCACATCATCCACTGGGCAACCTACGTGGAGCTGTGCGCGCCGTGTGACATCAGCTATGATGTCATTGGCCACCATGAGACACTGGAACGAGACGCCGCCCACATCCTGAGGAAAGCGGCCATCGAGCATCTGGTGTCCTACCCGGCCATCCCTCCTGGCGTCTCGTGCTACAACAAGACCAAGGTGGAACGCTACTTCTCAGGTATCAGCAAGCGGGACATCAGGCGCCTCTACGAGCGCTATCAGGGGGACTTTCACTTATTTGGGTACCCAACACCTGACTTTCTGCTCAACTGA
- the LOC129180283 gene encoding carbohydrate sulfotransferase 10-like isoform X1: MRFHWRVFLACAWLLLLLALIDRLLRPRCARETEVKTPEHTRSFNQSSAADWGVVVKRRSEMISTVCKDRGDSHVSTSELVLDRILVSDQHGILFCETPEASDAYWKKLLIAVGGSFSSAEDVPEHLVHDHQRNGLPRLSSLAPEEITHRLKTYFKFIVVRDPFERLITTFEDKFLFNKPSEPWYKHTISPAIIHKYRTDFPFLADAGLVFDEFVRYLGDAEGRSLLDWQFGEHIIHWATYVELCAPCDISYDVIGHHETLERDAAHILRKAAIEHLVSYPAIPPGVSCYNKTKVERYFSGISKRDIRRLYERYQGDFHLFGYPTPDFLLN; encoded by the exons ATGCGGTTCCACTGGCGCGTCTTCTTGGCTTGTGCCTGGCTGCTGCTCCTCCTCGCCTTGATTGACAGGCTTCTCAGGCCCAGATGTGCGAGAG AAACTGAGGTGAAGACCCCAGAACACACTCGGTCATTTAACCAG tcttcagcagcagactgggGGGTCGTTGTGAAGCGGAGAAGCGAGATGATCTCCACTGTTTGCAAGGACCGGGGTGATTCGCATGTCTCCACCAGCGAGCTGGTCTTGGACCGCATCCTCGTCTCGGACCAACACGGCATCTTGTTCTGTGAGACGCCTGAAGCGAGCGACGCCTACTGGAAGAAGCTCCTCATTGCTGTTGGTG GATCCTTCTCCAGTGCGGAGGACGTCCCAGAGCACCTCGTTCACGACCATCAGAGGAACGGCCTGCCCCGCCTCTCGTCACTGGCGCCGGAGGAAATAACGCACAG ATTAAAGACTTATTTTAAGTTCATCGTCGTGCGGGATCCATTCGAGCGCCTGATTACTACGTTTGAGGACAAATTCCTCTTCAACAAACCCTCAGAACCTTGGTACAAGCACACCATCTCCCCCGCCATCATCCACAAGTACCGCACGGACTTTCCCTTCCTCGCCGATGCCGGCTTAGTCTTTGATGAATTTGTCCGCTACCTGGGGGATGCGGAGGGCCGGAGCCTCTTGGACTGGCAGTTCGGCGAGCACATCATCCACTGGGCAACCTACGTGGAGCTGTGCGCGCCGTGTGACATCAGCTATGATGTCATTGGCCACCATGAGACACTGGAACGAGACGCCGCCCACATCCTGAGGAAAGCGGCCATCGAGCATCTGGTGTCCTACCCGGCCATCCCTCCTGGCGTCTCGTGCTACAACAAGACCAAGGTGGAACGCTACTTCTCAGGTATCAGCAAGCGGGACATCAGGCGCCTCTACGAGCGCTATCAGGGGGACTTTCACTTATTTGGGTACCCAACACCTGACTTTCTGCTCAACTGA
- the LOC129180283 gene encoding carbohydrate sulfotransferase 10-like isoform X3: MKSSAADWGVVVKRRSEMISTVCKDRGDSHVSTSELVLDRILVSDQHGILFCETPEASDAYWKKLLIAVGGSFSSAEDVPEHLVHDHQRNGLPRLSSLAPEEITHRLKTYFKFIVVRDPFERLITTFEDKFLFNKPSEPWYKHTISPAIIHKYRTDFPFLADAGLVFDEFVRYLGDAEGRSLLDWQFGEHIIHWATYVELCAPCDISYDVIGHHETLERDAAHILRKAAIEHLVSYPAIPPGVSCYNKTKVERYFSGISKRDIRRLYERYQGDFHLFGYPTPDFLLN; the protein is encoded by the exons ATGAAG tcttcagcagcagactgggGGGTCGTTGTGAAGCGGAGAAGCGAGATGATCTCCACTGTTTGCAAGGACCGGGGTGATTCGCATGTCTCCACCAGCGAGCTGGTCTTGGACCGCATCCTCGTCTCGGACCAACACGGCATCTTGTTCTGTGAGACGCCTGAAGCGAGCGACGCCTACTGGAAGAAGCTCCTCATTGCTGTTGGTG GATCCTTCTCCAGTGCGGAGGACGTCCCAGAGCACCTCGTTCACGACCATCAGAGGAACGGCCTGCCCCGCCTCTCGTCACTGGCGCCGGAGGAAATAACGCACAG ATTAAAGACTTATTTTAAGTTCATCGTCGTGCGGGATCCATTCGAGCGCCTGATTACTACGTTTGAGGACAAATTCCTCTTCAACAAACCCTCAGAACCTTGGTACAAGCACACCATCTCCCCCGCCATCATCCACAAGTACCGCACGGACTTTCCCTTCCTCGCCGATGCCGGCTTAGTCTTTGATGAATTTGTCCGCTACCTGGGGGATGCGGAGGGCCGGAGCCTCTTGGACTGGCAGTTCGGCGAGCACATCATCCACTGGGCAACCTACGTGGAGCTGTGCGCGCCGTGTGACATCAGCTATGATGTCATTGGCCACCATGAGACACTGGAACGAGACGCCGCCCACATCCTGAGGAAAGCGGCCATCGAGCATCTGGTGTCCTACCCGGCCATCCCTCCTGGCGTCTCGTGCTACAACAAGACCAAGGTGGAACGCTACTTCTCAGGTATCAGCAAGCGGGACATCAGGCGCCTCTACGAGCGCTATCAGGGGGACTTTCACTTATTTGGGTACCCAACACCTGACTTTCTGCTCAACTGA